The genomic DNA ATTCCATTTAGCGTTAGATGACCCCGATATGCGACTCCAGCAAATCGATAAGTTTTTACATTCGGTTAATCAATACATGGTGATAAAAACCTTAGTCAGTATAGCCACTGCGATTGTGATAGGCATTGGCTTGAGCATCATTGGGGTTGACTATGCGTTGTTGTGGGCGGTGATTGCTTTTCTGTTTAACTATATTCCTAATATTGGGTCCATTATTGCCGCCATCCCAGCCGTGTTATTGGCTTTTATCCAAATGGGTCCGGGTGCTGCGGGTATTACCGGTTTACTGTATGTGGGTACCAATATGGTGATGGGCAATGTGGTTGAACCACGTTTTATGGGACGTGGCCTTGGACTGTCTACCTTAGTGGTCTTTTTATCATTAATTTTTTGGGGCTGGCTGCTTGGCTCTGTTGGGATGTTGTTGTCAGTGCCATTGACCATGATTGTTAAAATTGGTCTTGAGTCGAGTCAATCGGGTAGTTGGTTGGCTATTTTATTATCGGATGATGTTGAGGAAACGCTCAGTGGATCTGCTAGTCATACTGAGGGCGACACTTTAGCCGCGACTGAAACAGAATCGAGTAAGGGTGTTGGCAATGATATTGGCAATGCCGCTGAAAATGATAACGATAACGACAATGCTGTCAAAGCCAAGTCATCAACCACTGATGCCTGATCCTATCGATTGTATAAGCTGATAAAGTAAGAGAGTGTATGAAGCGTTTTTTACAAGTACTACCCAGTTTGACCCTAGGTGATGATGTTTGCCGCT from Shewanella psychromarinicola includes the following:
- a CDS encoding AI-2E family transporter, whose translation is MKGIQQSPMAVRSFVVMACVVIILAGIKTASPIVVPFVLSAFLAVICNPAIRLMSRFHIPKWLSIILLMGFIVLMGLWLASLVGSSVNEFSQQMPLYRQQLIEQFAWVLEKLQSFNIQISKQKVLDYFDPGMALSMTTNMLSGVGNVMANLFLIILTIVFMLFEAQSLPKKFHLALDDPDMRLQQIDKFLHSVNQYMVIKTLVSIATAIVIGIGLSIIGVDYALLWAVIAFLFNYIPNIGSIIAAIPAVLLAFIQMGPGAAGITGLLYVGTNMVMGNVVEPRFMGRGLGLSTLVVFLSLIFWGWLLGSVGMLLSVPLTMIVKIGLESSQSGSWLAILLSDDVEETLSGSASHTEGDTLAATETESSKGVGNDIGNAAENDNDNDNAVKAKSSTTDA